The Chryseolinea soli genome contains a region encoding:
- a CDS encoding TfoX/Sxy family protein, whose protein sequence is MAYSEKLADRIRERFNELRHVEEKTMMGGLVFMYNGKMCVGVMKDELMCRIDKNFHAQAIVKKGCRTMDFTNRPMIGYVLVDESGIKSKKDFDYWIDLSLAHNKDAKASKKTGTRKTLLKRGKK, encoded by the coding sequence ATGGCCTACAGCGAGAAATTGGCCGACCGCATTCGCGAACGATTCAACGAACTCCGCCACGTGGAAGAGAAAACCATGATGGGTGGACTCGTATTCATGTACAATGGAAAAATGTGCGTTGGCGTGATGAAGGACGAATTGATGTGCCGCATCGATAAAAATTTTCACGCGCAGGCTATTGTAAAGAAAGGTTGCCGGACGATGGATTTCACAAACCGGCCGATGATCGGTTATGTTCTGGTGGATGAAAGCGGGATAAAATCGAAAAAAGATTTCGATTATTGGATCGATCTTTCGCTGGCCCATAATAAAGACGCGAAGGCATCGAAAAAGACCGGTACAAGAAAAACTTTGTTGAAGCGGGGTAAAAAATAG
- a CDS encoding biotin--[acetyl-CoA-carboxylase] ligase, with product MPECHSTNTLALQLCQNSGPVEGTLVITPNQTAGRGQRGNGWEAEPGKNFTFSLILKPTTLAVKDQFYLNIFTSLALHDYVTAKACTAVRVKWPNDIYVGSKKVCGILVESQISGNKFSHVVVGIGLNVNQQKFGTDTATSLSVLTGLQFDLQTELETLLKFLEARYLQLREGKMTLLMEDYLNVLYGLNTPLSFDVDGMPVEGMIAGVDESGRLRVLMEGKERVFGVKEVGYKVV from the coding sequence GTGCCGGAATGTCATTCCACCAACACCCTGGCCCTGCAACTTTGCCAGAATTCCGGGCCGGTGGAAGGCACTTTGGTGATCACCCCGAATCAAACGGCCGGCCGAGGCCAGCGCGGAAACGGCTGGGAGGCCGAACCCGGCAAGAATTTTACCTTCTCGCTCATCCTGAAACCCACCACGCTGGCGGTAAAGGACCAATTTTACCTGAACATCTTCACTTCACTGGCGCTCCACGACTACGTGACGGCCAAAGCATGCACCGCCGTTCGTGTAAAATGGCCCAATGACATTTACGTCGGCTCCAAAAAAGTATGCGGTATACTGGTGGAAAGCCAGATTTCGGGAAATAAGTTCTCGCATGTGGTGGTGGGCATCGGGTTGAATGTTAATCAGCAGAAATTCGGCACCGATACGGCAACATCGTTGAGCGTCTTGACCGGACTCCAATTTGACCTGCAGACGGAGTTGGAAACGTTACTGAAATTTCTTGAAGCGCGTTACCTGCAACTGCGCGAAGGGAAGATGACTTTACTGATGGAGGATTATCTGAATGTCTTGTACGGATTAAACACGCCGTTGTCGTTTGACGTGGACGGCATGCCCGTGGAGGGCATGATCGCAGGGGTGGATGAGTCGGGGAGGCTTCGCGTTTTAATGGAGGGGAAGGAGCGGGTGTTTGGTGTGAAAGAGGTTGGTTATAAAGTAGTGTGA
- a CDS encoding LLM class flavin-dependent oxidoreductase encodes MEIGIDSFAAIQKDKVDSTGIYAIEAMGHLLEKIEQADQVGLDVFGVGEHHRREFLDSAPTVILAAAAARTKNIRLTSAVTVLSAADPVRVFQNFATLDLVSKGRAEMVVGRGSFTESFPLFGLNIQDYDKLFAEKLDLLLTIRDNERVNWSGKFRAPLTGQAVYPRPVQNPIPIWLGVGGTPASFVRAGALGLPLMVAVIGGETHRFRPLIDMYREAGAKAGHSPDRLKVGLHSLGYVADTTKEALDDFYPGYARTFTEIGRERGWPPVTRPHFDAQASPRGALIVGNPEEVAEKIIRHSEALGGISRLTFQMDNAHLPQEKLLKSIELIGTRVAPIVRSK; translated from the coding sequence ATGGAAATTGGAATTGACAGTTTTGCCGCCATACAAAAAGATAAAGTTGACAGCACGGGCATTTATGCAATAGAGGCCATGGGCCACCTGCTCGAGAAGATAGAACAGGCCGACCAGGTGGGGTTGGATGTGTTTGGGGTGGGTGAACATCATCGCCGCGAGTTTCTGGACTCGGCGCCCACGGTGATCCTGGCAGCTGCCGCGGCCCGCACCAAGAATATCCGGCTGACGAGTGCCGTCACGGTATTGAGCGCGGCCGACCCGGTGAGGGTGTTTCAAAATTTCGCGACGTTGGATCTGGTTTCAAAAGGCCGCGCCGAAATGGTGGTGGGGCGGGGTTCGTTTACGGAGTCGTTCCCGCTGTTTGGGTTGAACATCCAGGACTACGACAAGCTCTTCGCCGAGAAGCTTGACTTGCTGCTGACCATCCGCGACAACGAACGCGTGAATTGGTCGGGCAAATTCCGTGCGCCGCTCACCGGCCAGGCTGTGTACCCGCGGCCTGTACAAAATCCCATACCGATATGGCTAGGCGTTGGCGGCACGCCCGCATCGTTTGTTCGCGCCGGAGCCCTTGGACTTCCCTTGATGGTGGCGGTGATTGGAGGGGAAACACATCGGTTCCGCCCGCTGATCGATATGTACAGAGAAGCAGGCGCCAAGGCCGGCCATTCTCCCGACCGGTTGAAAGTGGGATTGCATTCCCTCGGCTACGTGGCCGACACCACAAAAGAAGCGTTGGATGATTTCTATCCCGGATATGCGCGCACCTTTACCGAGATCGGCAGGGAGCGCGGTTGGCCGCCGGTAACGAGACCTCACTTCGACGCGCAGGCCAGCCCGCGAGGTGCTTTGATCGTGGGCAACCCGGAAGAAGTAGCGGAGAAGATCATCCGCCACAGCGAAGCCCTGGGTGGCATCTCCCGGCTGACGTTCCAAATGGACAACGCGCATCTTCCGCAGGAGAAACTGCTCAAGTCCATCGAATTGATCGGCACGCGAGTAGCCCCGATCGTAAGGAGCAAATGA
- a CDS encoding response regulator: MEDHQKLNLALLIDDDDVVNVLNTIMVRQTGCVESVLSIQSAEKALETLSAFQREKKWPSLIFVDINMPGMDGWQFIDQFRESFSTHKQKCIICMLSSSLDPRDKQKAAQSDMVDHYASKPLSKEVVHTVWKKYVDFRDDLT, from the coding sequence ATGGAGGATCATCAAAAACTGAATTTGGCCCTGCTGATCGACGACGACGATGTAGTCAACGTTCTGAACACCATTATGGTCCGTCAAACCGGGTGCGTGGAGTCCGTGCTCTCCATCCAGTCGGCTGAAAAAGCGTTGGAGACCTTGTCGGCCTTTCAGCGCGAAAAGAAATGGCCTTCACTGATCTTCGTGGATATCAACATGCCCGGCATGGATGGATGGCAGTTCATCGACCAGTTCAGAGAAAGCTTCTCAACCCACAAGCAGAAATGTATCATCTGCATGCTCTCCAGTTCGCTCGATCCGCGCGATAAACAGAAGGCTGCGCAATCGGATATGGTGGACCACTATGCTTCGAAACCTCTCAGCAAGGAAGTCGTTCATACGGTATGGAAGAAGTATGTGGACTTTCGTGACGACCTAACGTAA
- a CDS encoding Crp/Fnr family transcriptional regulator: MSDKLFTGLGLPHDELIAFKESLSARQLRKGEYFITEGQLSVHLALIESGYLRTFHLDHQGNEITTEFNGPGTFCSSYHSFYSQRPAYESIEAVTDCQLFLIRFDALQKLYAQSLSLNVMGRKALEKACMDRDYFLKKIIHLPAKDKYEWFLKVYPEVYRAARLGDIASFLGIKQETLSRIRRKLSLNQ, encoded by the coding sequence ATGAGCGACAAACTATTCACTGGCCTGGGATTACCGCACGACGAACTGATCGCCTTTAAAGAATCCTTGTCGGCACGCCAGCTCAGAAAAGGAGAATACTTTATCACCGAAGGGCAACTTAGTGTTCACCTGGCGCTCATTGAAAGCGGCTATCTGCGAACCTTTCACCTGGATCACCAAGGCAACGAAATAACCACGGAGTTTAACGGCCCCGGCACATTCTGCAGTTCATACCACAGCTTCTATTCGCAACGTCCGGCCTATGAATCCATTGAAGCGGTGACGGATTGCCAGCTGTTCCTGATCCGTTTTGATGCGCTGCAAAAGCTCTATGCGCAGAGCCTTTCTCTAAATGTGATGGGACGGAAAGCACTCGAGAAAGCCTGTATGGACAGAGACTACTTCCTGAAAAAAATTATCCATCTTCCCGCCAAAGACAAGTATGAATGGTTTCTGAAAGTTTACCCGGAAGTATACAGAGCTGCCCGGCTCGGCGATATTGCCTCTTTCTTAGGCATAAAACAGGAGACGCTTAGCCGCATCAGGCGGAAATTATCCTTAAACCAATAG
- a CDS encoding sensor histidine kinase, with the protein MKDESITLESLQKELSAVRHQLKEKEALFNSITESTLAGYWIFNIPENTMFISPHLKAMLGYEDSELENSTETINRLMHPSDLPDTYALLAKHIESDGLIPFEIECRYKHKDGSIVWVICSGNIVERDEQGNPLVMIGCHIDNTELKKAEGIAKYADELERKNTEMEQFAYVASHDLQEPLNTIQGFISLLSNKLSKNPDPEVSQYIGYIQQGATRMSGLIRGLLEYSRIGKENVMSKVDCNEILKEVRADLSHLIEACDATIEVDELPALMGYAMELRIVFQNLISNALKFRSKEPPRVKISCIKKGEYWNFLVADNGIGIDPTHHEKIFRLYQRLHPRGMYEGNGLGLAQCHKIVTELHNGQIWVEQNTPKGSVFNFTIP; encoded by the coding sequence ATGAAGGACGAATCCATCACCCTGGAAAGCCTTCAGAAAGAACTTTCAGCCGTGCGCCACCAACTGAAAGAGAAAGAGGCTTTGTTCAACAGCATTACGGAGAGCACACTGGCGGGCTATTGGATCTTTAACATCCCGGAGAACACCATGTTCATCAGCCCGCACCTGAAGGCCATGCTGGGCTATGAAGACTCGGAATTAGAGAACTCGACCGAGACCATCAACAGGCTGATGCATCCTTCCGATCTGCCCGACACCTATGCACTGCTGGCAAAACACATTGAATCCGATGGCCTGATCCCTTTTGAGATCGAATGTCGATATAAACACAAGGACGGGTCGATCGTGTGGGTGATCTGTTCGGGAAATATTGTCGAACGCGATGAGCAAGGCAACCCGCTTGTCATGATCGGTTGCCACATCGACAACACAGAACTAAAGAAAGCGGAGGGCATCGCCAAGTACGCCGACGAGCTGGAGCGGAAAAATACTGAAATGGAACAGTTCGCCTATGTGGCCTCACACGACCTGCAGGAGCCGCTTAACACGATACAAGGCTTCATTTCTCTCTTGAGCAATAAACTCTCGAAAAATCCGGATCCGGAAGTTTCGCAATACATCGGCTACATCCAACAAGGCGCTACCCGGATGTCGGGTCTCATCCGGGGACTGCTGGAGTATTCCCGGATCGGAAAAGAAAATGTGATGTCAAAAGTCGACTGCAACGAGATCCTGAAAGAGGTGCGCGCCGATCTCAGCCATTTGATAGAAGCCTGTGATGCCACCATTGAAGTGGATGAATTGCCCGCGTTAATGGGCTACGCCATGGAACTGCGGATCGTGTTTCAAAATCTCATCAGCAATGCCTTAAAGTTCAGAAGCAAAGAGCCGCCGCGGGTGAAGATCTCCTGTATCAAAAAAGGCGAATATTGGAATTTTCTTGTGGCCGATAACGGCATCGGAATAGATCCAACGCATCATGAAAAAATATTCAGACTCTATCAACGGCTCCATCCCCGGGGTATGTATGAAGGCAATGGCCTGGGCCTGGCACAATGCCACAAGATTGTAACCGAGCTTCACAACGGGCAGATCTGGGTGGAACAAAACACACCGAAGGGAAGCGTCTTCAACTTCACCATACCGTAA
- the ftsH gene encoding ATP-dependent zinc metalloprotease FtsH — MADKKENNKPLLPNKPPRGNYQVWVILATLAVIFGVMYFSNSSNLKDLDYDDFKTMVSNGDVKKVVLVQNRKFVEVTLTQDALNNVKYKDDLNKGMLSTPNNSGPHYVMHVVDAGNFDQEFRTFRDKLPAAKSPEYKPEDREDYFQLFVQWGFLFLLLFGFWMLMRRMTGGAGPGGQIFNIGKSKAALFDAESKVKITFADVAGLDEAKEEVKEIVDFLKTPGKFTKLGGKIPKGALLVGPPGTGKTLLAKAVAGEAGVPFFSLSGSDFVEMFVGVGAARVRDLFKQAKEKAPCIVFIDEIDAIGRSRGRGQLPGANDERENTLNSLLVEMDGFATDSGVIILAATNRPDVLDSALLRPGRFDRQISIDKPDIVGREAIFKVHLKPIKLDPSLDPKKLSAQTPGFAGAEIANVCNEAALIAARRDKKAVDMQDFQDAIDRVIGGLEKKNKIILPEEKKIVAFHEAGHAVAGWFLEHADPLVKVSIVPRGVAALGYAQYLPREQFLYQTEQMTDEMCMAFGGRAAEEIVFGKISTGALSDLERITKMAYSIVTIYGMNPAIGNMSFYDSKQSDYAFQKPYSEAMAEKIDDEVKKIIDAAYARTKQLLIQHRQYLDLIAKELLEKEILFQADLERLIGKRPFEKLTTYQQFTNGQGKYEKKALENEQPGVDPTPTLEGEAPEEAN, encoded by the coding sequence ATGGCTGACAAGAAAGAAAATAATAAGCCCCTTTTACCCAATAAGCCACCCCGTGGCAACTACCAGGTTTGGGTCATTCTGGCCACACTGGCGGTGATCTTCGGAGTCATGTATTTCAGCAATTCAAGCAACCTGAAAGACCTGGACTACGACGATTTCAAGACGATGGTGAGCAATGGCGACGTAAAAAAGGTGGTGCTGGTTCAAAACCGGAAATTCGTAGAAGTAACCCTGACGCAGGATGCCCTGAACAACGTCAAATATAAGGACGACCTCAACAAGGGCATGCTCAGCACGCCCAACAACAGCGGTCCGCACTATGTCATGCACGTGGTAGACGCCGGCAACTTCGACCAGGAGTTCCGCACCTTCCGCGACAAGCTGCCCGCCGCTAAATCGCCCGAATACAAACCCGAAGACCGCGAAGACTACTTTCAGCTCTTCGTGCAATGGGGCTTCCTCTTCCTGCTCCTGTTTGGCTTCTGGATGCTGATGCGCCGCATGACCGGTGGCGCCGGCCCCGGCGGACAGATCTTTAACATCGGCAAATCCAAAGCCGCCCTCTTCGACGCCGAAAGCAAAGTAAAAATCACTTTCGCCGACGTAGCGGGGCTGGACGAAGCCAAGGAAGAAGTAAAAGAGATCGTAGACTTTTTGAAGACCCCCGGTAAGTTCACCAAGCTGGGTGGTAAAATACCCAAAGGCGCTCTCCTGGTGGGCCCTCCCGGTACCGGTAAGACCTTATTGGCAAAAGCCGTTGCCGGCGAAGCAGGCGTTCCCTTCTTCTCGCTCTCCGGCTCCGACTTCGTGGAAATGTTTGTCGGCGTGGGCGCGGCCCGCGTGCGCGACCTCTTCAAGCAAGCCAAGGAAAAAGCACCCTGTATCGTGTTCATCGACGAAATTGACGCCATCGGACGCTCCCGCGGACGCGGCCAGTTGCCCGGTGCCAACGACGAACGTGAAAACACATTGAACTCGCTGCTGGTAGAAATGGACGGCTTTGCCACCGACAGCGGTGTGATCATCCTGGCCGCCACCAACCGTCCCGACGTGCTGGATTCAGCCTTGCTGCGCCCCGGACGTTTCGACCGCCAGATCAGCATCGACAAGCCGGACATCGTAGGACGCGAGGCGATCTTCAAAGTGCATTTGAAGCCCATCAAACTCGATCCGAGCTTGGATCCCAAAAAACTTTCGGCGCAGACACCCGGTTTTGCCGGCGCAGAAATTGCCAACGTATGTAACGAAGCGGCCCTCATTGCCGCCCGCAGAGATAAGAAAGCCGTAGACATGCAGGACTTCCAGGATGCCATCGACCGTGTGATCGGTGGTCTGGAAAAGAAGAACAAGATCATTCTCCCCGAAGAGAAAAAGATCGTGGCCTTCCACGAAGCCGGTCACGCTGTGGCAGGCTGGTTCCTGGAGCATGCCGACCCGCTGGTGAAAGTGAGCATCGTGCCCCGCGGTGTAGCCGCACTGGGCTATGCGCAGTATCTCCCCCGCGAGCAGTTCCTGTATCAAACCGAGCAGATGACCGACGAGATGTGCATGGCCTTTGGTGGCCGCGCAGCAGAAGAAATTGTCTTCGGCAAGATCTCGACCGGCGCGCTCAGCGACCTCGAGCGGATCACCAAAATGGCCTACAGCATTGTGACCATCTATGGTATGAATCCCGCCATCGGAAACATGTCGTTCTACGACTCCAAACAATCGGACTACGCGTTCCAGAAACCGTACTCCGAAGCGATGGCTGAGAAGATCGACGATGAAGTGAAGAAAATTATCGATGCGGCATACGCCCGCACCAAGCAGTTGCTGATCCAGCACCGTCAATACCTTGACCTGATCGCCAAGGAATTGCTGGAGAAAGAGATCCTGTTCCAGGCCGATCTGGAAAGACTCATCGGCAAACGCCCCTTCGAGAAGCTGACCACTTACCAGCAGTTCACCAACGGCCAGGGTAAGTATGAGAAGAAAGCACTCGAAAACGAGCAGCCGGGTGTTGACCCCACTCCTACGCTGGAGGGCGAGGCGCCCGAGGAAGCGAACTAG
- a CDS encoding RagB/SusD family nutrient uptake outer membrane protein: protein MKKYIVLLAVTLLLGVQSCNDDFLERAPETEISKENFFNTAEDLEIYINSLYDFEGFDIYIDDRSTDNAATTGMTEIKNMMLGSPTPATVLDGWSPVSDWAQLRKVNYFLDNFGKAQVDDATKNHYEGLGRFFRAKFYMEKVKRYSDVPWYDRTLTSNDPDLYKGRDPRATVVDHIFEDYAFAWEHVEDDPRVGPVDKWVVGAYYARHALYEGTFRKYHDELSLQGTADKYLQIARDVSKAIMDGGGFSLYSNGNPMEDYGKLFVSTDLSGNPEVIFSRLYQNDLLNSGWWGYMFGNYESNPGKDLLQAYLMTDGTPYTNQANYETKQFVEEFQDRDPRLYQTYAYPGWELINSSTYAQGAGIYVQQLTKNFSGYHQLKGFVNDTDVTVQNSTDIPVLRFAEVLLTYAEASAELGVLTQGDLDVSINSLRDRVAMPHLTMAPTPDPVLHAQYPNVSGAMADVLLEIRRERRVELALEGFRFDDLMRWHAGKLIEKELEGLYFPGLGKYDLTGDGIEDIILIAESESIPEEGDKEENSLGVKLIYYRVGPEGSDASFYLSNGTSGTCVTDPDRGEFAEPKYYYRPVPQPEVVLNPNLKQIFGW, encoded by the coding sequence ATGAAAAAATATATCGTATTACTCGCCGTTACCCTGCTGCTGGGCGTCCAGTCCTGCAACGATGATTTCCTGGAACGCGCACCCGAAACCGAGATCTCGAAGGAGAACTTCTTCAATACCGCCGAGGACCTGGAGATCTATATCAACAGCCTCTATGACTTCGAAGGATTTGATATCTACATCGACGACCGGTCGACCGACAACGCTGCCACTACCGGCATGACGGAGATCAAGAATATGATGCTCGGCTCACCAACGCCCGCCACCGTTCTCGACGGCTGGAGTCCGGTTAGCGATTGGGCGCAGCTGAGAAAAGTCAATTACTTCCTGGATAACTTCGGAAAGGCTCAAGTTGACGACGCCACAAAGAATCACTATGAAGGATTGGGTCGGTTCTTTCGGGCAAAATTCTACATGGAGAAAGTGAAACGTTACTCCGATGTGCCCTGGTACGACCGGACATTGACCAGCAACGATCCCGACCTGTACAAAGGACGCGACCCAAGAGCCACGGTGGTGGACCACATCTTTGAAGACTATGCCTTTGCCTGGGAGCATGTTGAAGACGATCCGCGCGTAGGCCCTGTTGACAAATGGGTTGTCGGCGCCTACTACGCCCGGCATGCACTCTATGAAGGTACCTTCCGGAAATATCACGACGAACTTTCATTGCAAGGCACAGCGGACAAGTATCTGCAGATCGCCCGTGACGTTTCGAAAGCGATCATGGACGGCGGTGGATTTTCGTTGTACTCCAACGGTAACCCTATGGAAGATTACGGAAAACTTTTTGTCAGCACGGATCTGTCGGGTAACCCGGAAGTAATCTTCAGCCGGCTCTATCAAAACGATCTGCTCAACAGCGGTTGGTGGGGGTATATGTTTGGCAACTATGAATCCAACCCGGGCAAGGACTTGCTGCAAGCCTACCTGATGACCGACGGAACTCCATACACCAACCAGGCCAATTATGAAACCAAACAATTCGTAGAGGAGTTTCAGGATCGCGACCCGCGCCTCTATCAAACCTATGCCTATCCAGGCTGGGAACTTATCAACTCCTCCACGTATGCCCAAGGCGCCGGCATCTATGTCCAGCAACTCACCAAAAACTTTTCGGGCTATCACCAATTGAAAGGCTTTGTGAATGACACTGATGTAACGGTTCAAAACAGCACCGACATTCCCGTTCTCCGCTTTGCCGAAGTGTTGCTCACCTATGCCGAAGCCAGTGCAGAACTTGGCGTGCTCACCCAAGGGGATCTTGATGTTTCCATCAACAGCCTCCGCGACCGCGTCGCCATGCCCCACCTCACCATGGCCCCCACGCCTGACCCCGTATTGCATGCCCAATACCCGAACGTGAGCGGCGCCATGGCCGATGTGTTGCTCGAGATCCGGAGAGAACGAAGAGTGGAACTCGCCCTGGAAGGTTTCCGCTTCGATGACCTCATGCGCTGGCACGCCGGCAAGCTCATCGAAAAAGAACTGGAAGGCTTGTATTTCCCCGGCCTCGGCAAATACGACCTGACCGGCGACGGCATTGAAGACATCATCCTCATCGCCGAGTCCGAATCCATCCCCGAAGAAGGCGACAAAGAGGAAAACTCCCTCGGAGTAAAACTGATCTACTACCGCGTCGGCCCCGAAGGCAGCGATGCCTCCTTCTACCTTTCCAACGGCACCAGCGGCACCTGCGTGACCGACCCGGATCGTGGCGAATTTGCAGAGCCCAAGTATTACTACCGCCCCGTACCCCAACCGGAAGTTGTTTTGAATCCTAATTTGAAACAGATCTTTGGTTGGTGA
- a CDS encoding GIY-YIG nuclease family protein, whose amino-acid sequence MAKGCCVYILVNNRHTVFYVGATSNLYARITQHREKVNSRSFTARYNINKLVYYETFDSRKEAIAREKQLKTYSRIKKIELIVGFNPEWNDLYNTVKYW is encoded by the coding sequence ATGGCCAAGGGCTGTTGTGTTTATATCCTAGTAAATAACCGCCACACCGTCTTCTACGTCGGCGCCACGTCAAACCTATACGCCAGGATCACCCAACACAGAGAAAAAGTCAACTCGCGTAGCTTCACTGCGAGATACAATATCAATAAGCTTGTTTATTATGAAACCTTCGATTCCCGCAAAGAAGCCATCGCCCGGGAAAAACAACTCAAGACTTATTCAAGAATAAAAAAGATCGAACTGATCGTCGGGTTCAACCCCGAATGGAATGATTTGTACAACACGGTCAAGTATTGGTAA
- a CDS encoding tetratricopeptide repeat protein, with translation MKKITLLLFLVIAGKAFSQQAYPPIDLDLIVSSIDAASGRRELSLELLATKISKDDRVRMEKAIEDLNVSISRDRTNATLFLERGLLKKQLSMWLDATADVERALRNDPKKHEAHFYLSELWMMQGGRYNALTEIEQYIKQYPDSAKGFYQKGLVLTFLTRAKVRNFKDQCTESIPEFEKAIALNPNYREALLVRGYCSQFLALFELALADYDKVLASHPDDSLVYFLVGSFYDERKDVANACSSYTKARDLGAKVPDRILKRICPGK, from the coding sequence ATGAAAAAAATTACGTTACTGCTCTTTTTAGTGATTGCCGGAAAGGCGTTCAGCCAGCAAGCCTATCCTCCCATCGATCTGGATCTTATCGTTTCCTCCATAGACGCTGCTTCGGGACGGCGAGAGTTATCGCTTGAACTCCTTGCCACGAAGATCTCCAAAGATGACCGGGTCAGGATGGAGAAAGCCATCGAAGATCTGAATGTTTCCATTTCGCGCGACCGGACCAACGCCACGCTCTTCCTCGAGCGCGGCCTGTTGAAGAAACAATTGAGCATGTGGCTGGATGCCACGGCGGATGTAGAGCGCGCATTGCGAAACGATCCCAAAAAACATGAGGCCCATTTCTATCTCTCCGAATTGTGGATGATGCAAGGGGGGCGCTACAATGCCCTCACAGAAATCGAGCAGTACATCAAACAATACCCCGACAGTGCAAAAGGCTTCTATCAAAAAGGTCTTGTCCTGACTTTTCTCACGCGCGCGAAAGTCCGCAACTTCAAGGACCAATGCACGGAATCTATTCCCGAGTTTGAAAAGGCGATCGCGCTGAATCCCAATTACCGGGAAGCCTTGTTGGTGAGGGGTTACTGCAGTCAGTTCCTTGCGCTCTTCGAACTTGCCCTGGCCGACTACGACAAGGTCTTGGCAAGCCACCCGGATGATAGCCTCGTGTATTTTTTAGTGGGGAGTTTTTACGACGAACGGAAAGACGTTGCGAACGCCTGCAGCAGCTACACAAAAGCCAGGGACCTCGGTGCTAAAGTGCCCGATCGCATCCTGAAAAGAATTTGCCCCGGCAAGTAG
- the rsfS gene encoding ribosome silencing factor, which yields MAKKRKGASAEKLSDVIVKGMQEKKATDIVIMDLRKIKNAVADFFVICSGNSDKQLDAISDSVDAEVFKTLKENPWHTEGKNNKEWMLLDYIDVVVHIFRKDRREFYALERLWGDADITEIEDGK from the coding sequence ATGGCTAAAAAAAGGAAGGGAGCCAGCGCCGAAAAGCTTAGCGATGTGATTGTAAAGGGCATGCAGGAGAAAAAGGCCACGGATATTGTGATCATGGACCTTCGCAAGATAAAGAACGCCGTTGCTGACTTCTTCGTGATCTGTTCCGGAAACTCCGACAAACAACTGGATGCTATTTCAGACTCCGTAGACGCCGAAGTTTTTAAGACCCTGAAAGAAAATCCCTGGCACACCGAAGGAAAAAACAATAAAGAGTGGATGCTGCTCGACTATATTGACGTAGTGGTCCACATCTTCCGCAAAGACCGACGCGAATTTTATGCGCTGGAAAGACTTTGGGGTGACGCGGACATTACCGAAATTGAAGACGGTAAATAA
- a CDS encoding metal-dependent hydrolase: MYAINHAATSLLLKKDRPNVPILPLLISTQVVELFWVAFNYLGIEHFSVRDGKLHLDFLPYSHSIFSSLLLSLISYGIVRWIVKNKPLALPFALGVLSHVALDILFHEKDIRLSPFSETPVWGLGIISFPFLNFVLEFLYGIFCWWYFKGNKRLLAAIILFNIFDLPVMLASGKALDVFILYPAILPTFILLQILITWYLVARFSKSADENRH, translated from the coding sequence ATGTATGCAATCAATCACGCGGCGACCAGCTTGCTGCTCAAAAAAGATCGGCCAAACGTCCCCATTCTACCCCTGCTGATCTCCACCCAAGTCGTTGAACTATTTTGGGTCGCGTTTAACTACCTGGGCATCGAACATTTTTCTGTGCGGGACGGGAAACTTCATCTCGATTTTCTTCCCTACTCACACTCCATCTTCTCCAGCCTCTTGTTGTCGCTGATCTCCTACGGCATAGTTCGCTGGATCGTCAAGAACAAGCCCTTGGCCTTGCCTTTTGCGTTGGGCGTGCTGTCGCATGTGGCGCTGGATATTCTTTTTCACGAGAAGGACATCAGGCTTTCGCCGTTCAGCGAGACGCCGGTTTGGGGGCTGGGCATCATTTCATTCCCGTTCCTGAACTTTGTCCTGGAATTTCTTTACGGAATATTTTGCTGGTGGTATTTCAAAGGCAACAAGCGGCTTTTAGCGGCGATTATACTATTTAACATATTCGACCTGCCTGTGATGCTCGCGTCGGGGAAGGCGTTGGATGTATTTATCCTCTACCCTGCCATTCTACCCACATTTATACTTCTACAAATCCTGATCACCTGGTACCTGGTGGCGAGGTTCAGCAAAAGCGCAGACGAGAATCGCCATTGA